CAGTCTTGTCATCCATAACCTTTTGATAAGCATTTGTCTGCTGACCTAGAATACTAAAGCTATTGGATTCCATAAGGGCGATTAACTCATCTGACTCATAAAGGGCGAAATTGTGCTTGGTGAATTCAAAATGTTCAACGGAGTGTCGAGGACGGTAGCCAACCAAAAAAGTGCCCTCAGGTTTTAATACTCTTCGGATTTCCTGCAGATGAAGAGCTGGTGGATTCAGAAAGTAGATGACATTGATGGCTATAATGCAATCAAATGTATGGTCTTGAAAAGGCAGGGAAGAGGTTTCTGAACACTGAATACTAAGTTTACCATCATCAATTAGACGCGAATTTCGATGTTCGGCTTCTTTGCACATATCTTCCGAAAAATCTACACCAGTGACATTTAAACCTGGTTCAACAGTAAAATACTGTGAGAAATGCTTCCCGTTCCCAAAACCGATTTCCAGCACTTTTTGATCTGGTTTTAGGTCAAGTAATTCAAAAGCGAGATCATATAGTCCCTGGTTTGATTCATTGAGGGCCTTAGCTACTTCAAGCCCTGTTTTTCCAGTGGGTTTTTTAAGCTGATTTGAAAGTTCTTTTGGGTCCATAAAATTGGGTATTAGATCAGCCAATTGATGTAGGTATTCTTTCAGATGGTAAGGTAGAATAAAGTGGTAGACCTTAAAATCTATTTATAATAAAAAAAGCTATGCCGTGAAGCATAGCTTTGGAAAAAGATCAAAAAAAGACGGATTAATTATATTGAATAAATACCGTTTCATTCTTTTTTATGGCTAAATCAGTGGCTTTTTGATAAGCTTCTTTCGTCTCCTCAACCGAAGCGTCTTTTGATAATGTGACGGTATTTTCAGAAGGACTAGTGATATCATTCGCCATTCCACCACCGGCTGCACAGGTCACCTTGATATTCATAGGAGTAACAAGGCTAAACGTAATTGCAGACACTAAACCGTTTAAAAAACTGATTTGTGTTTCTACTTTTGCTACACCATTCGTGCATTTTTCAGAGGCATCGACTGTTGCAGGGGGGATTAACCCGTAAACAAAACTGAGTGCCCATGGTTGTTCAATAACTTCATTTGAAGCTGCTTTCCCCGTTTCTACCGTTGCATGAAAACAACCCGTTAACGTAAAAGTTGAGATTAGTGTTAGTAAAAGAATTGCTTTAGATATTTTCATAGTTGTACCCTCTATTAAGTTATATATTTAAAAATGCTGTTATAATAGTAACCCCATTAATAACAGTGGTTAAAATATGAAAATAGAATCCAAAAACAATTAGAAATAGAAACACGGTAGCATCTTCATAAGAATAGACGATAACTAAAACCCCAAAAGCATTCTTATTTGTTTATCAAGACCTTGCCTCGAAGGGTACAATAGTATCATGCTCAACATACTCTTTTAAATTTTTCAATAAAATGGCCCAGCAATATGAAGCCGTTTTAAAGTGAGTATTGCAAGAAGGCCAGCCGGTATGCTGGAAAGTTACTTCAGTTCCATCCTCCGCATCATTCAACTCAAACCCAAAGCTGGTAGGGTTCCAGTCTTTATCGGATTTAGTCATTCTAACATGGAATGAAGTATTGGTAACGGATTCAATGACCTCAGCATACCAGTCGTATTCCTCTCCAAAATAAAAGTTGTACTCACTCCCGACTTTGGGTTCGCCTGAGCTTTTTAACGGCCACCAATTATTGAGATGCTCCGGTTTCGTGATCGCATCAAATACTTCCTTTTTGTCTTTTTTGATTACCAAAAAGTGGAAGATATCAAAGCTCTTTGCTTTCATGAGTGTAGTTTTAATTATCGGATAAGTTGGAAATCAGTTGTTCATACTCTTTCTCCAGCGGCATGTGGACATTCCAAAAAGGCTTCGGGTCTTTATTATCCACACAGTCAATTAGGATAGAAAGATGAGTATGCCAGCCGGCACCAATTCCTGCTTTAGTATCAGAATCTGTTGGTAATTTACGGTGAGTAAGCCTAAGCAGAACTTGTTCCTCACCGTGGGATTCCAGCTCAAAAGTGACTTCAGAACCTTCGCCATCACCTTCATCCCAAGTGTAGCTCAAAACGTGGGGGCGGTCATATTTGGTAACTACTCCCTTGGAAACCTGTCCTTCTTCCAAATCCTTATATTTTTCTGGAAGGGGGTCGTCTTCTTTGGATAGTCGTGAGTGATCAAATTCATGCGTTACCGTTCCGCCAACTTTCGGCTCAACATCACCGGCTGAAAGCCATTTTGCTTTAAATTCAGATTCTGTCAAATATTTCCATACCTCCTCAGCTGATCCATTGAGAATGCGTTCAAAGCAAATGGTCCCCGGTTCTGTAAAAACTCCATGTTTCTTATTCATAGCTCTACTATTTGTTTGATGGTGAATTCAGATCGTTCATTAATGCTTCTAAAGCGTCCAGCTTCTGATCCCAGAACTTCTGATATCTTTTAAGCCACGCCATAACTTCTTGCAGTTTTTGAACGTCAGCCCTGCAATATCTCTTTCTTCCCTTTTTTCGGATTACAATTAAACCGCACTCGTTTAAAATTTTGATATGCTTTGATACCGCCGGACGGCTTATGTCAAACTTCTCTGCTATATCATTGACCGGCATAGATTCCCCGGCCAGAATATCAAAAATTTCTCTGCGAGTTGGATCGGCAATGGCCTGGAATACATCTTGAGACATACAATAAATAATTACGTAACTGATTGGTTACAAATATATATGTAACTATTTAGTTACGCAAATAAATTTATACTTCCTCGGAAAAACGACCAGAGGCTATAGCAGGAAATTGACTATATGAATTGTTGAAAAGATAGGTATAGGCAGGTATTGTATCGCCTTCAATAACGACTGGAATAATCTCACGTTTAAACTCATTAGGCAGGTTGAATTGTGAGCCAATTCCTTCGTAATCGTCTAATTTTTGCAGGAGTTGTTCTTTATTCTGAGTTACTTCAAACAAATGACCATACACCTTGTTCTTTGAATCGGGGAGGTACACAGCTCCCGGATAGAAGCTAACTTGAAACAGGATGCCGGGGAAGTAACCTTCTCCAATAAAAGTCTGTGTTGAATGAAGGTATCGTGCCACCGGGTTGTCGCAACCTTTCATCAATGTACCATATACAAAAAGCATGTTGGTTTCCTTTTTCATAATGAAAGAAGGTACTCTGATTACCCTTGAGTTAGTAATACTAAAGCATCGTTAAGTGCGGCTACAGAGTGAGAAACTTCTGCAGGGATTTCAATTTCATCGAACTGCTTGAGACGGGTATCTTTCTTTCCCTGGTGATACATCACTTCACCTTCCAACACTAATA
This genomic window from Balneola sp. contains:
- a CDS encoding ATPase, with product MNKKHGVFTEPGTICFERILNGSAEEVWKYLTESEFKAKWLSAGDVEPKVGGTVTHEFDHSRLSKEDDPLPEKYKDLEEGQVSKGVVTKYDRPHVLSYTWDEGDGEGSEVTFELESHGEEQVLLRLTHRKLPTDSDTKAGIGAGWHTHLSILIDCVDNKDPKPFWNVHMPLEKEYEQLISNLSDN
- a CDS encoding transcriptional regulator, whose product is MSQDVFQAIADPTRREIFDILAGESMPVNDIAEKFDISRPAVSKHIKILNECGLIVIRKKGRKRYCRADVQKLQEVMAWLKRYQKFWDQKLDALEALMNDLNSPSNK
- a CDS encoding gamma-glutamylcyclotransferase is translated as MKKETNMLFVYGTLMKGCDNPVARYLHSTQTFIGEGYFPGILFQVSFYPGAVYLPDSKNKVYGHLFEVTQNKEQLLQKLDDYEGIGSQFNLPNEFKREIIPVVIEGDTIPAYTYLFNNSYSQFPAIASGRFSEEV